The Streptomyces phaeolivaceus genome has a window encoding:
- a CDS encoding TetR/AcrR family transcriptional regulator, whose translation METAATGPTAAAEERPGLRERKKQRTHDALLRAALHLFTTQGYEATTVDEIAEAVDVSQRTFFRYFAGKEEAVLAVLDLTQEHFLAAVRARPAHEAPLEAMRNAVLEGWDALGEAVEQVVPVELYLQAYGMVESTPALLAAHLRRSDEVGREIERVIAEREGLDVDSDPRPRVAVAVFAGVMRVTERLWALGGDLSMDAMRSLTTAHLDALRPSLAEKWRTGRSG comes from the coding sequence ATGGAGACGGCGGCCACGGGCCCGACGGCGGCGGCCGAGGAGCGGCCGGGACTGCGGGAGCGCAAGAAGCAGCGCACCCACGACGCGTTGCTGCGGGCGGCCCTGCACCTGTTCACGACCCAGGGGTACGAGGCGACGACGGTCGACGAGATCGCCGAGGCCGTCGATGTCTCGCAACGCACCTTCTTCCGCTACTTCGCGGGCAAGGAGGAGGCCGTCCTCGCGGTCCTGGACCTCACCCAGGAGCACTTCCTGGCCGCCGTACGGGCCCGGCCGGCGCACGAGGCGCCGCTGGAGGCGATGCGCAACGCCGTCCTGGAGGGCTGGGACGCCCTCGGCGAGGCCGTCGAGCAGGTCGTCCCCGTGGAGCTGTACCTCCAGGCGTACGGCATGGTCGAGTCGACGCCCGCGCTGCTGGCCGCGCATCTGCGACGGTCGGACGAGGTGGGGCGGGAGATCGAGCGGGTCATCGCCGAGCGCGAGGGGCTCGACGTGGACAGTGACCCCCGGCCGCGGGTGGCGGTGGCCGTGTTCGCCGGAGTGATGCGAGTCACAGAACGCCTGTGGGCACTGGGCGGCGACCTCAGCATGGACGCGATGCGGTCCCTGACCACCGCTCATCTGGACGCCCTGCGGCCCTCGTTGGCCGAGAAGTGGCGTACTGGCCGAAGCGGATAG
- a CDS encoding alpha/beta hydrolase, translating into MTSFDSSPQLNVWRALLALAVVFVMLATTGWTAIRSHREESPLRASISAWQRGHLDGRDLPDAESSPHRLTAFFASLTAQQRARLAHRYPLAVGNMNGAPVDLRYRANRVALKQQSRHERERMHDQRLSETGRHEAGRRMHRFDMLAAKTRHILAFDPEGNGRVAEAFGDLDRAERVSVVVPGVDTDVLTFQRTNRRYTAPVGMAESLYDAERAASPGTRTAVIAWADYTAPDGIGLDSATALRAEQGSVRLNALVRSLPGDSTVALVCHSYGSVVCGVAAPSLPSRVTDIAVAGSPGMRAESVGGLRTAARVWAMRDADDWVQDVPYLEVGGLGHGADPVSSEFGARILSAADARGHSGYFEPGTDSLSNFADIGIGAYGSVRCAREDDACLTGLSDSAAA; encoded by the coding sequence GTGACTTCCTTCGACTCCTCCCCGCAACTGAACGTCTGGCGCGCGCTGCTGGCGCTGGCCGTGGTTTTCGTGATGCTGGCGACCACCGGTTGGACCGCGATCCGCAGCCACCGCGAGGAGTCGCCGCTGCGGGCGTCGATCTCCGCGTGGCAGCGCGGCCACCTCGACGGCCGTGACCTGCCGGACGCCGAATCGTCCCCGCACCGCCTCACCGCCTTCTTCGCCTCGCTCACCGCACAGCAGCGCGCCCGGCTCGCGCACCGCTATCCGCTCGCCGTGGGCAATATGAACGGCGCCCCCGTCGATCTGCGGTACCGGGCCAACCGCGTCGCGCTGAAACAGCAGAGCAGGCACGAACGCGAACGCATGCACGACCAGCGGCTCTCCGAGACGGGCCGGCACGAGGCCGGCCGCCGGATGCACCGCTTCGACATGCTCGCCGCGAAGACCCGGCACATCCTCGCCTTCGACCCCGAGGGCAACGGCCGGGTCGCCGAGGCCTTCGGCGACCTCGACAGGGCCGAGCGCGTCTCGGTCGTCGTCCCCGGCGTCGACACCGACGTCCTCACCTTCCAGCGCACCAACCGCCGCTACACCGCGCCCGTCGGCATGGCCGAATCGCTCTACGACGCGGAGCGCGCGGCGAGCCCCGGGACGCGTACGGCCGTGATCGCCTGGGCCGACTACACCGCGCCCGACGGCATCGGCCTGGACTCGGCCACCGCGCTCCGCGCCGAACAGGGCTCGGTCCGGCTGAACGCGCTGGTGCGGAGCCTGCCCGGCGACTCCACGGTCGCGCTGGTCTGCCACAGCTACGGCTCGGTGGTGTGCGGGGTCGCCGCGCCCTCGCTGCCGTCGCGGGTCACCGACATCGCGGTCGCCGGCAGCCCCGGGATGCGCGCCGAGTCGGTGGGCGGGCTGCGTACGGCGGCCCGGGTGTGGGCGATGCGGGACGCCGACGACTGGGTCCAGGACGTGCCCTATCTGGAGGTCGGCGGGCTCGGCCACGGCGCCGACCCGGTCTCCTCGGAGTTCGGGGCGCGCATCCTGTCCGCGGCCGACGCCCGGGGGCACAGCGGCTATTTCGAGCCGGGCACGGACAGCCTGAGCAACTTCGCCGACATCGGTATCGGCGCGTACGGGTCGGTGCGGTGTGCGCGGGAGGACGACGCGTGTCTGACCGGTCTGTCCGACAGCGCTGCGGCCTGA
- a CDS encoding DUF4429 domain-containing protein, with amino-acid sequence MGDVLAGFHAAWEFESDSVLIRFERGIRTPKLFQALGERRVPLEAIAGVTLTPGKRGTVVLRAVPRPGADPLMEAAADQLKEGADPYRLVLPAERETLAEYYADELRARLTESGPAERFLVAAPEVPLQFKAYDGKASFDGRSVSFRWFWTGASSAKWKAGDQTFPVSALSGVEWRSPEVFEGYLRLLRRDDSGERAAQPDHDPAAVVFGLGYGPVHESLPFAAAVLAAVRSAGGAVLAPAEAGTRRDPADIADRIRHLGELHEAGLVTDEEFSVKKAELLAEL; translated from the coding sequence ATGGGTGACGTACTGGCCGGATTTCATGCCGCCTGGGAGTTCGAGTCCGACTCCGTGCTCATCCGCTTCGAACGGGGGATTCGCACGCCGAAGCTGTTCCAGGCACTCGGTGAACGGCGCGTCCCCCTGGAGGCGATCGCGGGGGTGACACTGACACCCGGGAAGCGGGGCACCGTCGTACTGCGTGCCGTACCGCGACCGGGCGCCGATCCGCTGATGGAGGCGGCGGCGGACCAGCTCAAGGAGGGGGCCGATCCCTACCGGCTGGTGCTGCCGGCCGAGCGGGAGACGCTCGCGGAGTACTACGCCGACGAACTGCGGGCGCGGCTCACCGAGTCCGGCCCGGCGGAACGGTTTCTGGTGGCGGCGCCCGAGGTGCCGTTGCAGTTCAAGGCGTACGACGGGAAGGCGTCCTTCGACGGGCGGTCCGTGTCGTTCCGGTGGTTCTGGACGGGGGCGTCGTCGGCGAAGTGGAAGGCCGGGGACCAGACGTTCCCGGTGAGCGCGCTCAGTGGGGTGGAGTGGCGGTCGCCGGAGGTGTTCGAGGGGTATCTGCGGCTGCTGCGGCGCGACGACTCCGGGGAGCGGGCCGCTCAGCCGGATCATGATCCGGCCGCTGTGGTGTTCGGGCTGGGGTACGGGCCGGTGCACGAGTCGTTGCCGTTCGCCGCGGCGGTGTTGGCGGCGGTGCGCTCCGCGGGGGGTGCGGTCCTGGCTCCGGCCGAGGCCGGGACCCGGCGGGATCCGGCCGACATCGCCGACCGGATCCGGCATCTCGGGGAGTTGCACGAGGCGGGGCTGGTGACGGACGAGGAGTTCAGCGTGAAGAAGGCGGAGTTGTTGGCCGAGCTCTAG
- a CDS encoding MFS transporter: MTSQTTVDKTGPGDKAPVVPSDPTTNRGLRGHPWFTLLTVAVGVMMVALDGTIVAIANPVIADDLKASFAEVQWITNAYFLALAVTLITAGKLGDRFGHRQTFLIGVVGFAAASGAIGLSDSVAFVVTFRVFQGLFGALLMPAALGLLRATFPAEKLNMAIGIWGMVIGASTAGGPILGGFLVENVSWQSVFWINVPVGVLAVALGAWILLDHRAENAPRSFDVLGIGLLSGAMFCLVWALIKAPEWGWGDGLTWTFLVASVALFAVFALWETKVKEPLIPLALFRSVPLSAGVVLMVLMAIAFMGGLFFVTFYLQNVHGMSPIDAGLHLLPLTGMMIVGSPLAGALITKAGPRIPLAGGMALTAIAMYGMSTLETDTSSVVMSLWFALLGLGLAPVMVGATEVIVGNAPLELSGVAGGLQQAAMQIGGSLGTAVLGAVMASKVDGDLPGNWADAGLPPLTEAQLGQASEAVQVGVPPVAEGTPAEIAAKITTVAHDTFMAGMSLASLVAAGVAAVAVLVAFLTKRGENAEAGAGAAHI; encoded by the coding sequence ATGACTAGTCAGACCACTGTCGACAAGACGGGACCGGGGGACAAGGCGCCAGTCGTCCCGTCGGACCCGACGACGAACCGGGGCCTGCGCGGCCACCCCTGGTTCACCCTCCTCACCGTGGCCGTCGGCGTCATGATGGTCGCCCTCGACGGCACCATCGTGGCGATCGCCAACCCGGTCATCGCGGACGACCTCAAGGCGAGCTTCGCCGAGGTCCAGTGGATCACCAACGCGTACTTCCTCGCGCTGGCGGTCACCCTCATCACGGCGGGCAAGCTGGGCGACCGCTTCGGCCACCGCCAGACCTTCCTGATAGGCGTCGTCGGCTTCGCCGCCGCCTCCGGGGCCATCGGCCTGTCGGACTCGGTCGCCTTCGTGGTGACCTTCCGTGTCTTCCAGGGCCTGTTCGGCGCGCTCCTCATGCCGGCCGCGCTCGGTCTGCTGCGCGCCACCTTCCCCGCCGAGAAGCTGAACATGGCGATCGGTATCTGGGGCATGGTCATCGGCGCCTCCACCGCGGGCGGCCCGATCCTCGGCGGCTTCCTCGTGGAGAACGTCAGCTGGCAGTCGGTGTTCTGGATCAACGTCCCCGTCGGCGTCCTCGCCGTGGCCCTGGGCGCCTGGATCCTGCTCGACCACCGCGCCGAGAACGCCCCGCGCTCCTTCGACGTCCTCGGCATCGGTCTGCTCTCCGGCGCGATGTTCTGCCTGGTCTGGGCCCTCATCAAGGCTCCCGAGTGGGGTTGGGGAGACGGTCTGACCTGGACCTTCCTGGTCGCCTCCGTCGCCCTCTTCGCCGTCTTCGCCCTCTGGGAGACGAAGGTGAAGGAGCCGCTCATCCCGCTGGCCCTCTTCCGTTCCGTCCCGCTCTCGGCGGGTGTCGTCCTGATGGTCCTGATGGCCATCGCCTTCATGGGCGGCCTGTTCTTCGTGACGTTCTACCTCCAGAACGTGCACGGGATGAGCCCCATCGACGCGGGTCTGCACCTTCTCCCGCTCACCGGCATGATGATCGTCGGCTCGCCGCTGGCCGGCGCGCTGATCACCAAGGCCGGACCGCGCATCCCGCTGGCCGGCGGCATGGCCCTCACCGCGATCGCGATGTACGGCATGTCGACGCTGGAGACCGACACCTCCAGCGTCGTGATGTCCCTCTGGTTCGCCCTCCTCGGCCTCGGCCTCGCCCCGGTGATGGTCGGCGCCACCGAGGTCATCGTCGGCAACGCGCCGCTGGAGCTGTCCGGTGTCGCCGGTGGCCTCCAGCAGGCCGCGATGCAGATCGGCGGCAGCCTCGGTACGGCCGTGCTGGGCGCCGTGATGGCCTCCAAGGTCGACGGCGACCTGCCGGGCAACTGGGCGGACGCCGGTCTCCCGCCGCTCACCGAGGCCCAGCTCGGCCAGGCCTCCGAGGCCGTCCAGGTCGGTGTCCCCCCGGTCGCCGAGGGCACCCCGGCCGAGATCGCCGCGAAGATCACCACCGTCGCGCACGACACGTTCATGGCCGGCATGAGCCTGGCGTCCCTGGTGGCCGCCGGGGTGGCCGCGGTCGCCGTCCTCGTGGCGTTCCTGACCAAGCGCGGCGAGAACGCCGAGGCGGGCGCCGGAGCGGCGCACATCTAA